One Clupea harengus chromosome 3, Ch_v2.0.2, whole genome shotgun sequence DNA window includes the following coding sequences:
- the slc28a1 gene encoding sodium/nucleoside cotransporter 1 isoform X2, with the protein MAETNDIKLNGVNCNEHGMDNKAFESEEESTDGDSKASAHENDFDEKGSTTESKSCCSKVFEPINAAERYCKAHSRIIKSIMLALLGAGYVAYFITACVTDFNRAIALVVLTCLAVVSKVYDLVQKYKGEDIKRCFKPIHRCFKNNLRWLKWVFILVVVGLLVAWLAVDTSKRPEQLISFGGICMFIVILFLSSAHRTAVSWRPVFWGLGFQFAIGLFVIRTEPGLIAFKWLGDQVQIFLNYTKAGSVFVFGELLSDIFAFQALPIVVFFSSIMSVLYYLGIMQWIIMKISWVMQATMGTTSTETLSVAGSIFVGQTESPLLIRPYLKDLTKSEIHAVMTGGFATIAGSVMGAFINFGIDAGSLISASVMAAPCALAMAKLSYPETEKSKFKSSKNVKVDGGDEQNILEAASAGASTSIGLVANIAANLVAFLAILAFVNAALDWLGGLVGYPGITFQEICSYVFMPIAFMMGVPIQEAYIVAELIGTKLFLNEFIAYKELSELKNNRLSGLTENTISVRSETICTFALCGFANFSSLGIVIGGLSSICPSRKSDISNLVLRALFTGTCVSLMNACIAGLLFMPLDCVELFNTSVFEVTNPDIKTCCYDLFGSTGTNNGTLSFEGIWNQVPNATIYFNKCCSFYNATTC; encoded by the exons ATGG CGGAAACAAATGATATTAAGCTGAACGGTGTGAACTGTAATGAACATGGGATGgacaataaagcatttgaatCAGAG GAGGAGAGCACTGATGGTGACAGCAAGGCATCAGCTCATGAAAATGATTTTGATGAAAAGGGATCGACCACGGAATCAAAGTCATGCTGCAG TAAGGTGTTTGAACCCATCAATGCGGCTGAACGTTACTGCAAGGCTCATTCCAGAATCATCAAATCCATCATGTTGGCCCTACTCGGTGCAG GCTATGTTGCATATTTCATCACGGCCTGTGTTACGGATTTTAACAGGGCAATTGCCCTTGTAGTTCTCACCTGTTTGGCAGTGGTCTCCAAAGTTTATGATCTTGTACAAAAGTACAAGGGAGAGGACATAAAGAGGTGCTTCAAGCCCATACACAGGTGTTTCAAGAACAACCTGAGATGGTTAAAATG GGTGTTCATACTGGTGGTGGTTGGACTGCTTGTGGCCTGGCTGGCAGTAGACACCAGCAAGCGTCCAGAGCAGCTCATATCCTTCGGGGGCATCTGTATGTTCATTGTGatcctgttcctctcctctgcccacaGAACAGCG GTGTCATGGCGACCTGTCTTTTGGGGTCTTGGTTTTCAGTTTGCAattggtttgtttgttataAGGACAGAGCCAGGTCTCATTGCATTCAAATGGCTTGGAGATCAAGTCCAG aTCTTTTTGAATTACACCAAAGCTGggtctgtatttgtgtttggagAACTTTTGTCAGACATATTTGCCTTTCAA GCATTGCCCATTGTGGTGTTCTTCAGCAGCATCATGTCGGTCCTTTACTACCTTGGAATAATGCAGTGGATTATTATGAAG ATTTCCTGGGTCATGCAAGCAACAATGGGCACTACGTCAACGGAAACGTTGAGTGTTGCAGGCAGCATCTTTGTTGGCCAG ACGGAATCCCCGCTGCTGATTCGGCCCTACCTGAAAGACCTGACCAAATCAGAGATCCATGCTGTCATGACAGGAGGCTTTGCCACCATTGCTGGAAGTGTTATGGGAGCATTCATCAATTTTGGG ATCGATGCCGGCTCTTTGATATCAGCCTCTGTTATGGCTGCCCCTTGTGCCCTGGCCATGGCTAAGCTTTCCTACCCCGAGACAGAAAAGAGCAAATTTAAGTCCAGCAAAAATGTGAAAGTGGATGGAGG GGATGAGCAAAATATTTTGGAGGCTGCTAGTGCAGGAGCCTCAACCTCCATTGGACTCGTGGCTAACATAGCAGCTAACCTGGTAGCATTCCTTGCGATCCTGGCATTTGTGAATGCAGCTTTGGATTGGCTCGGGGGCTTGGTGGGATATCCAGGAATCACATTTCAG GAAATCTGTTCCTATGTCTTCATGCCTATCGCCTTCATGATGGGTGTACCCATACAGGAAGCCTACATTGTCGCTGAGCTCATTGGTACCAAGCTCTTCCTCAACGAATTCATTGCTTATAAAGAACTTTCTGAACTGAAGAACAACAGGCTCAGTGGCCTGACTGAAAACACCATCTCT GTCAGGTCAGAAACGATTTGCACCTTTGCACTGTGTGGCTTTGCCAACTTCAGTTCACTTGGGATTGTCATCGGGGGCTTGT CTTCCATCTGCCCATCAAGAAAGAGTGATATTTCCAATCTTGTGCTAAGGGCACTCTTCACTGGTACTTGTGTGTCACTGATGAATGCCTGTATTGCAG GGCTTCTCTTTATGCCTCTGGACTGTGTGGAGCTTTTTAACACGTCTGTTTTCGAAGTCACCAACCCTGACATTAAAACATGCTGTTATGACCTCTTTGGAAG CACTGGAACCAACAATGGGACCTTGTCGTTTGAGGGTATTTGGAATCAGGTGCCAAACGCCACAATCTACTTCAACAAATGTTGTAGTTTCTACAATGCGACAACGTGCTAG
- the slc28a1 gene encoding sodium/nucleoside cotransporter 1 isoform X3 yields the protein MDNKAFESEEESTDGDSKASAHENDFDEKGSTTESKSCCSKVFEPINAAERYCKAHSRIIKSIMLALLGAGYVAYFITACVTDFNRAIALVVLTCLAVVSKVYDLVQKYKGEDIKRCFKPIHRCFKNNLRWLKWVFILVVVGLLVAWLAVDTSKRPEQLISFGGICMFIVILFLSSAHRTAVSWRPVFWGLGFQFAIGLFVIRTEPGLIAFKWLGDQVQIFLNYTKAGSVFVFGELLSDIFAFQALPIVVFFSSIMSVLYYLGIMQWIIMKISWVMQATMGTTSTETLSVAGSIFVGQTESPLLIRPYLKDLTKSEIHAVMTGGFATIAGSVMGAFINFGIDAGSLISASVMAAPCALAMAKLSYPETEKSKFKSSKNVKVDGGDEQNILEAASAGASTSIGLVANIAANLVAFLAILAFVNAALDWLGGLVGYPGITFQEICSYVFMPIAFMMGVPIQEAYIVAELIGTKLFLNEFIAYKELSELKNNRLSGLTENTISVRSETICTFALCGFANFSSLGIVIGGLSSICPSRKSDISNLVLRALFTGTCVSLMNACIAGLLFMPLDCVELFNTSVFEVTNPDIKTCCYDLFGSTGTNNGTLSFEGIWNQVPNATIYFNKCCSFYNATTC from the exons ATGgacaataaagcatttgaatCAGAG GAGGAGAGCACTGATGGTGACAGCAAGGCATCAGCTCATGAAAATGATTTTGATGAAAAGGGATCGACCACGGAATCAAAGTCATGCTGCAG TAAGGTGTTTGAACCCATCAATGCGGCTGAACGTTACTGCAAGGCTCATTCCAGAATCATCAAATCCATCATGTTGGCCCTACTCGGTGCAG GCTATGTTGCATATTTCATCACGGCCTGTGTTACGGATTTTAACAGGGCAATTGCCCTTGTAGTTCTCACCTGTTTGGCAGTGGTCTCCAAAGTTTATGATCTTGTACAAAAGTACAAGGGAGAGGACATAAAGAGGTGCTTCAAGCCCATACACAGGTGTTTCAAGAACAACCTGAGATGGTTAAAATG GGTGTTCATACTGGTGGTGGTTGGACTGCTTGTGGCCTGGCTGGCAGTAGACACCAGCAAGCGTCCAGAGCAGCTCATATCCTTCGGGGGCATCTGTATGTTCATTGTGatcctgttcctctcctctgcccacaGAACAGCG GTGTCATGGCGACCTGTCTTTTGGGGTCTTGGTTTTCAGTTTGCAattggtttgtttgttataAGGACAGAGCCAGGTCTCATTGCATTCAAATGGCTTGGAGATCAAGTCCAG aTCTTTTTGAATTACACCAAAGCTGggtctgtatttgtgtttggagAACTTTTGTCAGACATATTTGCCTTTCAA GCATTGCCCATTGTGGTGTTCTTCAGCAGCATCATGTCGGTCCTTTACTACCTTGGAATAATGCAGTGGATTATTATGAAG ATTTCCTGGGTCATGCAAGCAACAATGGGCACTACGTCAACGGAAACGTTGAGTGTTGCAGGCAGCATCTTTGTTGGCCAG ACGGAATCCCCGCTGCTGATTCGGCCCTACCTGAAAGACCTGACCAAATCAGAGATCCATGCTGTCATGACAGGAGGCTTTGCCACCATTGCTGGAAGTGTTATGGGAGCATTCATCAATTTTGGG ATCGATGCCGGCTCTTTGATATCAGCCTCTGTTATGGCTGCCCCTTGTGCCCTGGCCATGGCTAAGCTTTCCTACCCCGAGACAGAAAAGAGCAAATTTAAGTCCAGCAAAAATGTGAAAGTGGATGGAGG GGATGAGCAAAATATTTTGGAGGCTGCTAGTGCAGGAGCCTCAACCTCCATTGGACTCGTGGCTAACATAGCAGCTAACCTGGTAGCATTCCTTGCGATCCTGGCATTTGTGAATGCAGCTTTGGATTGGCTCGGGGGCTTGGTGGGATATCCAGGAATCACATTTCAG GAAATCTGTTCCTATGTCTTCATGCCTATCGCCTTCATGATGGGTGTACCCATACAGGAAGCCTACATTGTCGCTGAGCTCATTGGTACCAAGCTCTTCCTCAACGAATTCATTGCTTATAAAGAACTTTCTGAACTGAAGAACAACAGGCTCAGTGGCCTGACTGAAAACACCATCTCT GTCAGGTCAGAAACGATTTGCACCTTTGCACTGTGTGGCTTTGCCAACTTCAGTTCACTTGGGATTGTCATCGGGGGCTTGT CTTCCATCTGCCCATCAAGAAAGAGTGATATTTCCAATCTTGTGCTAAGGGCACTCTTCACTGGTACTTGTGTGTCACTGATGAATGCCTGTATTGCAG GGCTTCTCTTTATGCCTCTGGACTGTGTGGAGCTTTTTAACACGTCTGTTTTCGAAGTCACCAACCCTGACATTAAAACATGCTGTTATGACCTCTTTGGAAG CACTGGAACCAACAATGGGACCTTGTCGTTTGAGGGTATTTGGAATCAGGTGCCAAACGCCACAATCTACTTCAACAAATGTTGTAGTTTCTACAATGCGACAACGTGCTAG
- the slc28a1 gene encoding sodium/nucleoside cotransporter 1 isoform X1, producing MIFIAHPTGAETNDIKLNGVNCNEHGMDNKAFESEEESTDGDSKASAHENDFDEKGSTTESKSCCSKVFEPINAAERYCKAHSRIIKSIMLALLGAGYVAYFITACVTDFNRAIALVVLTCLAVVSKVYDLVQKYKGEDIKRCFKPIHRCFKNNLRWLKWVFILVVVGLLVAWLAVDTSKRPEQLISFGGICMFIVILFLSSAHRTAVSWRPVFWGLGFQFAIGLFVIRTEPGLIAFKWLGDQVQIFLNYTKAGSVFVFGELLSDIFAFQALPIVVFFSSIMSVLYYLGIMQWIIMKISWVMQATMGTTSTETLSVAGSIFVGQTESPLLIRPYLKDLTKSEIHAVMTGGFATIAGSVMGAFINFGIDAGSLISASVMAAPCALAMAKLSYPETEKSKFKSSKNVKVDGGDEQNILEAASAGASTSIGLVANIAANLVAFLAILAFVNAALDWLGGLVGYPGITFQEICSYVFMPIAFMMGVPIQEAYIVAELIGTKLFLNEFIAYKELSELKNNRLSGLTENTISVRSETICTFALCGFANFSSLGIVIGGLSSICPSRKSDISNLVLRALFTGTCVSLMNACIAGLLFMPLDCVELFNTSVFEVTNPDIKTCCYDLFGSTGTNNGTLSFEGIWNQVPNATIYFNKCCSFYNATTC from the exons ATGATATTTATTGCACACCCAACAGGTG CGGAAACAAATGATATTAAGCTGAACGGTGTGAACTGTAATGAACATGGGATGgacaataaagcatttgaatCAGAG GAGGAGAGCACTGATGGTGACAGCAAGGCATCAGCTCATGAAAATGATTTTGATGAAAAGGGATCGACCACGGAATCAAAGTCATGCTGCAG TAAGGTGTTTGAACCCATCAATGCGGCTGAACGTTACTGCAAGGCTCATTCCAGAATCATCAAATCCATCATGTTGGCCCTACTCGGTGCAG GCTATGTTGCATATTTCATCACGGCCTGTGTTACGGATTTTAACAGGGCAATTGCCCTTGTAGTTCTCACCTGTTTGGCAGTGGTCTCCAAAGTTTATGATCTTGTACAAAAGTACAAGGGAGAGGACATAAAGAGGTGCTTCAAGCCCATACACAGGTGTTTCAAGAACAACCTGAGATGGTTAAAATG GGTGTTCATACTGGTGGTGGTTGGACTGCTTGTGGCCTGGCTGGCAGTAGACACCAGCAAGCGTCCAGAGCAGCTCATATCCTTCGGGGGCATCTGTATGTTCATTGTGatcctgttcctctcctctgcccacaGAACAGCG GTGTCATGGCGACCTGTCTTTTGGGGTCTTGGTTTTCAGTTTGCAattggtttgtttgttataAGGACAGAGCCAGGTCTCATTGCATTCAAATGGCTTGGAGATCAAGTCCAG aTCTTTTTGAATTACACCAAAGCTGggtctgtatttgtgtttggagAACTTTTGTCAGACATATTTGCCTTTCAA GCATTGCCCATTGTGGTGTTCTTCAGCAGCATCATGTCGGTCCTTTACTACCTTGGAATAATGCAGTGGATTATTATGAAG ATTTCCTGGGTCATGCAAGCAACAATGGGCACTACGTCAACGGAAACGTTGAGTGTTGCAGGCAGCATCTTTGTTGGCCAG ACGGAATCCCCGCTGCTGATTCGGCCCTACCTGAAAGACCTGACCAAATCAGAGATCCATGCTGTCATGACAGGAGGCTTTGCCACCATTGCTGGAAGTGTTATGGGAGCATTCATCAATTTTGGG ATCGATGCCGGCTCTTTGATATCAGCCTCTGTTATGGCTGCCCCTTGTGCCCTGGCCATGGCTAAGCTTTCCTACCCCGAGACAGAAAAGAGCAAATTTAAGTCCAGCAAAAATGTGAAAGTGGATGGAGG GGATGAGCAAAATATTTTGGAGGCTGCTAGTGCAGGAGCCTCAACCTCCATTGGACTCGTGGCTAACATAGCAGCTAACCTGGTAGCATTCCTTGCGATCCTGGCATTTGTGAATGCAGCTTTGGATTGGCTCGGGGGCTTGGTGGGATATCCAGGAATCACATTTCAG GAAATCTGTTCCTATGTCTTCATGCCTATCGCCTTCATGATGGGTGTACCCATACAGGAAGCCTACATTGTCGCTGAGCTCATTGGTACCAAGCTCTTCCTCAACGAATTCATTGCTTATAAAGAACTTTCTGAACTGAAGAACAACAGGCTCAGTGGCCTGACTGAAAACACCATCTCT GTCAGGTCAGAAACGATTTGCACCTTTGCACTGTGTGGCTTTGCCAACTTCAGTTCACTTGGGATTGTCATCGGGGGCTTGT CTTCCATCTGCCCATCAAGAAAGAGTGATATTTCCAATCTTGTGCTAAGGGCACTCTTCACTGGTACTTGTGTGTCACTGATGAATGCCTGTATTGCAG GGCTTCTCTTTATGCCTCTGGACTGTGTGGAGCTTTTTAACACGTCTGTTTTCGAAGTCACCAACCCTGACATTAAAACATGCTGTTATGACCTCTTTGGAAG CACTGGAACCAACAATGGGACCTTGTCGTTTGAGGGTATTTGGAATCAGGTGCCAAACGCCACAATCTACTTCAACAAATGTTGTAGTTTCTACAATGCGACAACGTGCTAG